The DNA region CGACATAGCGCCATGCAGAAAATCGAAATCCCCCTCCTCGGGCTGGAAGAATCCGACGAATGACTTCTCGGGAACTACACAGAGATGGCGGATTTGAGCTTGGATGACCGTCTCCAGATCAAAGTGCTTATCAGGGAACCGCTCCCTGTAAGTTTCCTTCTCGCAGAGGTTTCTCCATTCCAGGGAGCCATCTCTGATTAATGTGTCGAACTGCGACTTGATGGGCATGAGGTTGTGACTGTTGTGCAACCAATCAGCGATAACAGCAACTAGTGCCGTGCAAGCGCTTTGTCCTGCAGCCCTTTCGCTTCTTTGATCTATCGAAGCAAAGAACACCTCTGTTTGGATCTTCAGATGACCATCCCGGcttgttatttctttctgctcCCATGTGCCAACAGCAAAACTATCATCACCAAACTCGGAAACTGATGTCCGATTCGTATTCGACTCTTCATCAGTTCTATGCCACTGCAAAAAATGGATATGATTGTTACTTCTCCTGAAAAATTTGTATTCAAAAGTGCCAAAGGAAGATTGTATCGCGTAAAATCTTGCTTTGGTTGGTCTTTCAATCATAATCAGAATTGCGGATAATCAAAACAGGAAGAAAACAGAAATCCTATTATCATATTTTTGTTGTACATAAAAAAAACACGAAGAACTTTTGTTGTCGTCGCCTTCTTATAACTTTTGTTAAGGTACCAGGGAAGTATTGGATTTCTTACCCCCAATGAGGCCCCTTCATCAGAACTGAGCTGCCTGCGATCAAAGTCTATATCATCACCTCCTTCTTCTCCATAAGACTTCTTAAGTAACGGTTCTCCTTTAGCTTTAGGAGATCTGAAACTTAGTTTCCTCTTTCTCCACGGCAAAATACTACGTTTGGAGTTCTGAAATGATGCCTGTTCGGGGATGTTTGATGCTATATCTTCTACATGAGAGCAATCAACATCTGATTTCCGTCGGTGGCTGTAGTAAATCAAATCCTCATTATTGATTCTATCACTTGAATAACACGATACACCTGCGTAATTGGCAAAAGCCAATGTACCATAGCTAAATGATTTCCTAACAGAAGAATCTTCCTTTGCTTCATTAGGTTCCCCTTCCTCGTATTCATCAAGTGAATCTGAGTCGAAAGAGTAAGCATATTCACCCTCCTCACTCTTGGCAGAGCTCCTTTCTTCACTACCTTCCTCCTCTCGGCAAGCCTTCTTAGCCCTATGAGTCGAAACGTACTCTGTGAATATTTTTACCTTCCTCAGACCGGCTTTAAGAGCAGAAACCTCGTCTTTCTCTGTAGCACAAGTTTCTCCACATACTGAAGGAGACGGAGGAGACATTACTGCACTTGGCACCACAACTGCTGCTTCCTGCACGTCTATAAGCTCCAGAAAGCTGAAAGATAGCTGCAAGACAGGTGAAAGATTTGACGTCACTAATGTGTGCAACGAACAAAAAAGTTAATCAAGAGAcgaaacactatacacattttTATGGTCCTAACATAATTAGTACACTACTTACGCAGAGCATAGGACGACTCTCAACCAGAACGCCGGAAACAGTTAAAGGAATCTTGACTTCAATGTGCTCCTCAGTCTTGGAAGCATATTCAGCAAGGTTCAAGGACGCTGAACCAACAATTGATATCTTGTTCTTCGCCCCTTGAGTCAGGCCCTGACCCAAAACAAAAGTTATAAATTACagtttttttttgtcataaatCATAATCAGCCAAGCCAACAAAAATTCCCAAGGGTTCCTAGAAAGTAAAATTGTAGAACCTAAACTTTTAACAACATTGAGAATTAAGGCTTTGGTTGCAGAAAAGGGCAGAACAGAAATCGAAAACATTATTATTTGCTATGGTAAGTAGTCTAGTctataattagtaaaaaaaacaTTGATTCTCATAATCACTTTCACCTTCATTGACTTGAAAGATTCAGGTTACCCGATCTGTTAAGACGTTCAACCCTCATCGTTTTTGATAGATGATACTCCCTAACTAAGATTGTAGATCTCACCAAAACAGGTGATAGCTCATAGTCACATAGAAAAACATCACTCAGCGGATTTAGTTAGCGAATTGTCGCTCATTCAGCAAACATACACGAATATGAAGCAACGAAAGGGCTCCATAGATGATGCTAGAACCAGAATCTATAATATGTctgttttgaatttttattgaaaaaaactCATCTAAGTTACGAATATCCTCCAACTAGACTTATAAAGGCTGAATCACTCAAGGCAATCCTCACAAATCTGAGGAATTTGGGGGGAAATCATAACTATACAGGGACAATGCTACAACTACAGACTTAGATAACCTacaaaaatttcatcttttatCAGATTGTCAATATCTCAAACAACATCCTGATTCCCTCTTTCtcacaaactaaaaagaaaaggacAATTCACTAATTGAGGGAAACAGAATCATCTCCAAAACAAAAATCCCAAAGAAATTCAAGAACACAAATCAGAAACCTAAAATCTTGAATTGAAGAGGAGGGGGGGAGTAACTCACTTGCAAAACACTGAAGCTGATCTCCCAAGGATGAAACACATTCTCCTTATGCCCAGAAAGGCTACAAACATTGCGAAACTCTTCATCCCACTCCACCAAAACGACGCCGTTTGGCTCATCGACCCTCTTCACCGTCTCCTCCCGAGTGCAATTCCTCCTCACACTCCTCCTAAAGGAGCCCAGCGAAAGCCTGTGCCCTTTCCACCTGATCTCCACCGCGAGCCCACCATTATAATTATCCTTGTCGTGCGCCGAATCCCCGCACTCTAGGCTCCCGACGCGGAGCCTGACCTCGAATTTCCTCGAAATTAGAGGCGGCCATGGCCTCCACCTCATTATCTTCGCCGCCACCATCGGATTAGGGTTGAAATTGGCGGAAAGATTGTATTTTTATGGAGAAAGGGGAGGAATTTGGTTGAAGGAGAAAGCGTGGGGGGAGTTAGATGGGTTGTTTTTCATCTGGGAAATGCAGATTAACGAAATAATGGCTTGTTTTTATCCAATTTTGAGGATTTCTGTGTAAATGTGTTTGAAAATGGAGAAGATGGGAGAGTGAATATGCCGTTATTTTGCATCcctgtagagagagagagagagagagagagagagagttgactTAATTGcagagttttgaagaaaatctGAATTTTGAAGATGGATTAGTTGGTTTGATGAGATAGTTTGgataatatttgtttttcaattttgataGTAGTAAAAAATATCTTAATATTCTATATAGGAGTATAACAGAAATCGTGTGACTTTTAAAttgcaaaaatataaaattaaataaaaataaaatttagtattAGTAGTATTCAAATAATATGTACATCCAACAAATACAATTGTCAATATTCATTGTGATAGCATCATTTTTCAGATCATCAATCATTTCTAGCATGACCACGAGTGAAAAGTGAAtagtgtttaatttgtgaaccTCGAGCTTAAAACTACTTTATAATATCGACACCACTTTCAAACCTTTTAGTACAAAAAAGTAGTATATTAgtattttctttctaatttttgcaaaaaaaattgatgttttttttgcaatagttaaaaatagtaaaattcaAATTACATAATAGGTACTCTACTTATTAACGTAACatgtatttataattaattttgctTATTATAATTTATGATGGATTTAGCATCGTAATAGATATCTATTGGATCACTTTTACCGggaaaaaataaagcaatttgCAAAGTTGAggatattttttgaaaaataaattaatgtaaaggacataaacaaaaaaatgcTAAAGCTAAGATCATAAAACACTATGAACTCATAAGTATTAAAGCTATGATATAAAgctaaaataatagtattagtaCATTGTCTTCCCTTCCAAGAATAATCTCAAACCTATTTCTATAGAGTTACATAATTTCTTCATTTAATTTATGAGAAATAGGTTGAGCTTTAAATGGGGGAAGCAAACTGATAACTCAAAATACTCAATTATTAGCTACCTAGTTGCTAGTTTTGCTTATAATGAATATTGTGACTTGAAAATTAGACGATTGACTTTTTCATGCAAAACTCTCTCTATTTATGAATGAATATATTGCTTGAAATGGTGGGAAGGTGGGGATGTGATAATTAATGCCATTGAAATAAAATGTATGCATATATATTGCTTTCAATCACAAAATTTTGTATAACAGAATTTaggtaaaaatataatattataattttcttCAGCATGCATTTGACATCTACCCCAAACATTGGAAAGTGGAAAATCCTTTTTGTTTGTCTTTATTTTGTCTATTAATTGCtcatagggatgtcaatcgggtcggcccaCCGGATTTCGGggcaaccctactcgggttgcgtgccaatcgggtgcgggctaatcaggttgagattttttggggttataaaagttcaactcTAACCCTAAACGCTCGAGTTTTGGGctggcccagcgggttaatcgggttgctaccgataaaattaacatgcgatcaattcaataaataatgacaaaaattagctatatttataaaatataaatatttaattatgataaatttgagatatatacttaaactcaaatacaaacatgatcaaatactaatatttgagatttgtgtaaaataaaacataaatttaaatattttaaagcatgttttaaaacatgttttacaaatttaaatatttattaatgaattagaaatttctaatttatttatttattattatattaataaaaatttaatatatatttaatataaaattgaatgttatttttttagttatctatattataaaaataatcaatgaaattgtccaattaggagtcaaacaaatagaattataaaaattttatcaggttttcgggtctgaccctaacgggttgcgggttaatcggatgctggttaatcgggttgtaattttatcgggttagaaattttcaaccataaccctataaatttggcgggttattcgggtcagccacgggttgcgggctgcattgacatccctaattgcTCCCATCCAACCAATAAAATGACAAGGAAAGAAAGAGACCCGGCATGgcaaaaaactaaataaattaatCTTATATTGATAAtggatttaaattaataaatgtggGTGTCTAAATTATAGTACTCACAGATCGATATATATGATAAGTAATATACAAGCATCCAATGTGGATTTTTTACTAAATTTTCCAAAAGAGAAGGTTGTAATATATCCTTCCATTGTTGATATATAGAAGTCTACTTAGATACGAACAAATCTTCATATGATGTCACAGCCCaaaatcattaattttatttaaaattatttattgttaattattaaattttgaagATGTGGagtatttgaaaattttgttaaaaaaaacagTATGTGTCTAGTTTTCCCCTTTAATTAGAAGAATGAATTTGAAATAAAGATGTGGCCTTATAAATGAACTcacatattaaaaaataattaactttttaATGAGCACTTAGTCcacaaaaattattattgataaCAAAAAAGTTTATTATTCATCAGTGATATAGGTCGGTCCAAGAAATTTAAACCAAGAAATGTTGACATTAAATACTACTATTCATATTAATTGGAGTGGTTGTgaatataggagtatttaatatttatttgcaCCAACTTTTTTATGTGGGGACGCACTTACATTTCGATTCCTATTATACCTTAAATTTTAGTgtaatcaataaaaaatagaaaataatttataattttaaattagcCCATGTTCTGCTATTTTTATacgaatattttttaaaatatatatacttgtgttattaatttcatatattaatGTTATATTATTATGCACATAAAATCCGCGTTTAATAGCTGGCACTACTACTCCTAACTTTCaaagtattaaaatattttggTTGACTAATGTTGGCTGCTTTTTAAGTGACCAATAGAATTATGAATAGGTTTATTAATCCTTatacttttgttgaattttttattttacataatTTTTATTGCAAAAAACATGAACTTAAGTTCAAGCTTCATGTGCAGTGAATTTTCTATAAATTCGGTTTTAGTTTGAGAAAAAATCGAATTTGTGAGAAATTTTCTATACGATCTAAGTTCATAAAATTTTTGCAATTAAATTTTAAGTTCATGTAAAATACTAACAAATTCTGAGAAAGGTTGGTAATCATATCTCTAATACTATTTGTGTATACTTATCACTCTCACATCGTCAGCAGCATGCACTTTGTAAAGAAACAATATTATGTGGTGGATTTTCTATCATGGCTTTTTGGTCAAAAAGGTGATTTGAATATCCATAAATTAAGCttccattttattataaattctGTAAATAAGGCTCCAAGATGTGATGTCATTCTGCACTTATCACTATCCAATCTTTGCAacataaaatttcaataaagTGAAGTTAAATATCGAGTGTAAGTAGATTGATCCTATATATGTCACATGTATTACAGCTCCTAATTCATTAAATAATCATTCAGCTAAATACTGAAGTCATGTCGAATAATTGCCATCATTTGAAACCAGAACAAAACTAAAGTCCACCCAAGAAGAAATgaacttgaatattttttggaGATATTATTACTACTTTGAAGATTGAAGCCTATTTAAGTCATGGGCTATGACTAATATGTGCATTAGTTTGACAAATGAGTTGAGTCATACTCAAAGTCAGTTATTGTGGCTCACTTGGGACTAAATCTAATTGGTGGAATTTCATTCACAAATCAAACATTTGAAGTAATCATGTCTCAAACGATAAGAGATGTCACAAACAAGTGAACATTTTATTAATGCAAATCAAACAACATAGATAGATAAATCACACCATGCGATGTGAGTAACAAAGTATATCTGAAAATACAATGGTCTGTAAATCATACATATAGGGCTCGTTTCATCGCGTGATAAAAAGAACGACGGACAGGTATGATTACCATATGGTGTCGGACGCTGATGTGTTATTTCACTCGGAATAGTAACAGATACGTGGATATTAAAACACTCCACGTGCTAAAAATTGTATGATTTTGCCACTCCATAGTGTTCGTGAGTCGAGATCTGATACGAGTGTTCCCGTATCAATGAAGGCTGGCGGCTGTCCACCGGAGGACTCTCGCCAATTAGGGTTGACGAAAGGAAGAAATCTTGCGCAGAAAGTAAAGAAACGAAAAAAAAGGAATTTTGATATTCTATATCCTCTTCTCAATGAGCAAAATCCCTATTTATATTATCTAGGACCCTAGGTTTGGTTCGACTCGATCattccgggaaagaaccaacaagaaaacccgaaacggagcttataattacgctcgactctaaatattcaaataataatgtttttagcaaaaaaaatataacaaaagcAATAAAAATAAGTAGACTCAGCGAGAGACAAAGTCTCCAAATCTAACGGGTGGCCTCGACTGCCGTTTGGGGCGATCTTTCCCTCACATTAGCCTCCACTCGCACTTTCCGTCCTCTGTCACTG from Salvia splendens isolate huo1 chromosome 9, SspV2, whole genome shotgun sequence includes:
- the LOC121749698 gene encoding uncharacterized protein LOC121749698, whose amino-acid sequence is MVAAKIMRWRPWPPLISRKFEVRLRVGSLECGDSAHDKDNYNGGLAVEIRWKGHRLSLGSFRRSVRRNCTREETVKRVDEPNGVVLVEWDEEFRNVCSLSGHKENVFHPWEISFSVLQGLTQGAKNKISIVGSASLNLAEYASKTEEHIEVKIPLTVSGVLVESRPMLCLSFSFLELIDVQEAAVVVPSAVMSPPSPSVCGETCATEKDEVSALKAGLRKVKIFTEYVSTHRAKKACREEEGSEERSSAKSEEGEYAYSFDSDSLDEYEEGEPNEAKEDSSVRKSFSYGTLAFANYAGVSCYSSDRINNEDLIYYSHRRKSDVDCSHVEDIASNIPEQASFQNSKRSILPWRKRKLSFRSPKAKGEPLLKKSYGEEGGDDIDFDRRQLSSDEGASLGWHRTDEESNTNRTSVSEFGDDSFAVGTWEQKEITSRDGHLKIQTEVFFASIDQRSERAAGQSACTALVAVIADWLHNSHNLMPIKSQFDTLIRDGSLEWRNLCEKETYRERFPDKHFDLETVIQAQIRHLCVVPEKSFVGFFQPEEGDFDFLHGAMSFDSIWDEITACSASNGEAPIFIVSWNDHFFILKVDSDAYYIIDTLGERLHEGCNQAYILKFDTNTTIFKLPDTSQSPQEKPVSEQLVNSKESAPVTVDTGDDHGQEEGVVCQGKESCKEYIKSFLAAIPIRELQADIKKGLPLSTPLHHRLQIEFHFTQAEEQLASSSPAMEVATFATQEVC